A stretch of Planococcus citri chromosome 5, ihPlaCitr1.1, whole genome shotgun sequence DNA encodes these proteins:
- the trol gene encoding basement membrane-specific heparan sulfate proteoglycan core protein isoform X9, with the protein MSLKILLVAIAFLFQFQLTVQQAKNCDQGEFQCLRSKKCISFEKKCDQTFDCETKDIIDKSDESNCPCNNSTEFTCKDGQCIGIIGRCDNLFQCGDRSDEENCSTPIITTPTTTTSTTTTPTSTTTTSTTTTPTSTTTTSTTTSSSTTSTPTSTTKTGCRPDQITCYDGACIDGRQRCDKVKDCSQGEDEEGCPTGHITSTTTLASTSNICSNIEFSCNNGICISDRFRCDGFPDCIDNSDEENCPTYTTPSPPPPTPPIIRCNADEFRCDDSHCIPNVRRCDDFPDCRDGSDEANCVRCQPDEFQCDDRHCVPTNRRCDGFPDCRDRSDESGCTTTTTSTTESPSRCLPNEFRCDDNHCIAGARRCDGYPDCRDASDEVRCTGPPSGCGPNLFTCTIRRQCVPIQSVCNNRTECFDGTDEANCPISREYLNLRAYPTDQIIKQSQEVVFQCRDEGPLRVPVTWVRGGNQPLPASSRINEQGRLEIPNIQLSHSGTYICRAVEPFYSRFPRSEITVFLSVEAFVPITARPIKVCRANESTCLNGDCIPTQLVCDGRVDCSDGSDEVRCPNGKGCEPDQFTCDNNMCIQKNWRCDGENDCRDGSDERGCEPSPPGSPCRYDEFHCTGNVTQQCIPKSFQCDDHSDCFDGTDEVGCAKVEVIQPPPPLITIDQGGTFNITCTVYGVPTPLVVWRLNWGHVPSKCTSTSVNGVGVLTCPNIEPQDAGAYSCEGINSKGFLIVNPNCILVVRPYARPQCPPGQFNDLARDREECINCFCFGATTVCQSANLYVYELQPPITQLNQLSYVSVSYSSAFGEINFNPNELIQLRTSILGQNSFRVQGLFDPSQSTYPYFSFLSAFRGNQLKSYGGYIRYNIRYDTGSSVLDTPVIIISGSGNKIFYNGTQYFTNNGTQLISTRSEQVSARLFYGSWFKEGYGNNAGGDQPSIIKPTLATREDIMTVLVNIDQIVLKLQYTDSRLVDTVISNFNIDSASASNYGLGQAAYVEQCSCPLGYTGLSCESCSSGYTRTDGGYIGRCVPTPIDCAPGSYGNPAIGIPCQPCACPSSNPTNQFGRTCYLDSSDRQLTCQCPPGYIGRRCERCAPGYSGNPLLPGDYCKPALCNPDGSADLSTGPPCNCKPFVTGERCDRCRSNSFHLASTNPYGCISCFCMGVTSSCSSSSWYRQVIATTFIRNTEDFKIVRRQDIQRVITEGLEVRASDREIVYSSFSPSEQSVYYWLLPQRYLGDKVTSYGGVLNYTLRYVPLQGDQISRNNAPDVEIISGNEIRLLYFKPDRELQPNGFETVSVPLFEQYWQREDGQPAGREYFLMALAGLNNILIKATYTTTTSEVGLQSVVLETAEERNTGLRPAYEVEECRCPPGYRGLSCQECDAGYTRIQQGLYLGLCERCNCFGHSQDCDADTGTCLNCANFTTGPDCGTCQPGYTGNPKSGEACRPVTEPNYCNCDPRGISQQGCPCNCKPNVIENNCGTCRPGTFDLQESHRAGCLECWCSGLTNQCQSSNLFVTQIPMPILDGNHGFTLSLPDRRPFPVSRFDLDIAQNKIGFDYTIARGQRLYWSLPSQFTGNKLSSYGGNLTWTQGYSGPSDAVPFNDIDLIIYGGDGVNLFWTSGVSMGPGVPATRSAKLEENEFTRLTTTGSRRASRADLLRVLSSIDAILIRTSFRSQTSYVFISDVSMDTAVSQPFTNVRATQVESCRCPTGYRGLSCESCQTGYYLDDITNQGKQCRKCPCNGREESCSLGPNAQISCKCLPGYSGNYCEDSVGVLLNIKLSPLKIIRPIGSRVTFTCSYESSERLFIRFVKNYTTNNEILLKDTTDLLMSQITYTKLEGQKSVQIVIEPNLQFIICQVVDENGLIFGTINAKIFPDTPTLTPRPVRCNPDEYECRDGHCIPFQRRCDGFADCRDRTDELNCPGGPGSTPDTEPSTSTEPNQPKPSIVVVIREPAIQIVALGTTIRYNCRAQSAFTGQYVIVKWSKEDGILPPARSVDDGNGNLVVINAQTSDTGTYVCTAYDNRTYVSQRVYLTVGEQSAPRVSLVPTGSVTLFAGQSLSVSCEASGVPVPTVEFGRSPGSYANNRKSGLRNTVFNIQSVRKSDEGIYYCRANNSVGYDSQEIVVYVNDIGSQTTISPPGSSNEVRVTVEPSEFIGSSGDQINLQCTVSANIPYRIIWTRYPDLPLQQGINERDGRLFINSASQQDSGVYVCSAISEQTGIILSRIEVNVNVAPSRRPALLTIEPERQTVAQGTLAKISCIVGNDPNARVTWRKANENLPAYFQQVGNELQIPQVDVKDRGVYVCELNYGDGNILQVHSILEVQRREAPAVEIYPKDRQTVFIGGTALIQCRVSRGEPSPTLTWSRTNNQQLSSHVETLDGGVLRFSRITEEDEGQYICTASNLVGSVTSVATLELISPPIITLNPRGPYIVPLGQSVRIECTARGRPAPAVFWLDQNIENSPLENGSRPLLRAQRPQTAVFEIYRARLADSKTYTCVADNSAGRVEEKIVIIVQEDDYGRYPPQSSIAPDEEIIFPLGTTATLRCNVGSSNDLVNVQWVRENGDLPDNHRIYNADLIIYGITRSNAGKYTCVGIGNDNAPLFSKSINLRVTGGPPKISLNPAIQTVRPGDNANVECTAEGDQPIAIQWTTKTGAPFTRSTSTIEGRLMFRGITVNDAGQYVCTARNTWGEAEAVAEVQVSEIIRPTRPTIKAPDHVQNTYEGQDIELKCVVDIPRIRHQVTWRREHGALPRTSQVLGETLRLINIRAEDADRYICEISSASGISSDFIDVQVERTCLPDEFRCNNGQCILKVLYCDTIQHCNDNSDEIECHKYRRDTSNISLNIESNKDPIKIGDSVTLLCNAIGDVDGNLIWSKPDGSFESNVRVDRNVLRIADVQPSNRGVYRCSAYTSNGINGLRSADYTIEVQLADITIPNSAIDIKTAKYGQHIDLDCSVSLEPPVNYSWIVHTYDKSLRRIVNSDKISVHNLTVDESGLYTCSARNGKTTFNIPRALVVTEVIPAFSRNSYLTLRPLVNADNNFEIEITFRPKADSGLILYSGEKNDGTGDYISFGLNFGTPEFRFDVGSGPAVIRGVQPLSMNTWHTVRLIRDKREGYMEINKRENYTGSSPGSFERLDLKFPLFIGGLPTDANYNNSGFVSGFEGCVNMLLINNRVANLKKEMIGANNLEDCDNCRINPCQHSGVCQQTLTPSGYTCICLPGYSGDNCELAKEICYLDSCGTGTCVENENGIDCRCPLGKTGKKCEKSINIETPAFLKNSWLAYQAPLLKKRFRLVLKLKPLGESTESYVDDGLIFYIAENEDGSGDYISLSISSSFAELKFKISGRDVALRSDHYLVPHEEVQVNITMTAAQAMFSVGNAPAVAQEFNPRAESAELKLYTPLYVGGYDKYLTKLPDDLLVRNGFHGCISMLDVSGTNIKMLQSSISSSNVNDCYSTFGDICRSKMPCQNGGICKTTRDTYKCDCAFSFSGTNCERQKDMCEIMNNPCQNNAKCVGTSNSLKCYCDLGFTGEHCERRINIEDSISVNGDGYIELPGSLLPHYNLNDLTVVIYFTTRASEGLLLWHGQNEKINGRNYDYFAIGISNGYVELAYKSNDVERTLRATDHRVNDGKPHTIRAIRRMETISFELDSVTSELATLESKFEIRGDIFVGGTPNPYMTGNLYRRGFVGCIHALYLQNQRQVHFGTEAKSARNVGQCSTSSFYETNAIDEAN; encoded by the exons CTAAGAATTGTGACCAAGGTGAATTTCAGTGTCTCCGTTCTAAGAAATGTAtctcttttgagaaaaaatgcgaCCAAACTTTCGATTGCGAAACTAAGGACATTATCGATAAATCTGATGAATCAAACTGTC CATGTAATAATTCGACAGAATTCACGTGTAAGGATGGCCAATGTATTGGCATAATAGGACGATGTGATAACTTGTTTCAATGTGGAGATAGATCGGACGAAGAAAATTGTAGTACACCTATTATTACAACTCCTACAACTACAACGTCTACTACTACAACTCCCACTAGTACTACTACAACGTCTACTACTACTACTCCCACTAGTACTACTACGACTAGTACTACGACTTCTAGTAGTACGACTAGTACTCCCACTAGTACTACTAAAACAG GATGCCGACCAGATCAGATAACTTGCTATGATGGTGCTTGTATCGATGGTAGACAAAGATGCGATAAAGTAAAAGACTGTTCTCAGGGAGAAGACGAAGAAGGTTGTCCTACAG GACATATTACTTCTACTACTACATTAGCTAGTACCTCGAATATCTGCTCGAACATTGAATTTTCATGTAATAATGGAATTTGCATCAGCGATCGTTTTCGCTGCGATGGTTTTCCTGATTGCATTGACAATAGCGACGAAGAAAATTGTCCGACGT ATACTACACCTTCACCTCCACCACCAACACCTCCGATAATCAGATGTAATGCCGATGAATTCCGGTGTGACGATAGTCATTGTATACCGAATGTACGAAGATGCGATGACTTTCCCGATTGTCGTGATGGATCTGACGAAGCAAACtgcg TAAGATGCCAACCGGATGAATTCCAGTGCGATGATAGACATTGTGTGCCAACTAATAGAAGATGCGATGGCTTTCCGGATTGTCGAGATAGAAGCGACGAATCAGGCTGTACAACTACTACAACGTCGACGACTGAGTCGCCGTCGAGATGCTTACCAAATGAATTTAGATGTGATGATAACCATTGTATAGCAGGAGCACGCAGATGTGACGGATACCCCGACTGCAGAGATGCATCCGATGAAGTTCGATGTACAGGACCTCCTTCTGGTTGCGGGCCTAATCTGTTTACCTGTACAATACGTAGACAGTGCGTACCTATTCAGAGTGTTTGCAATAATCGAACGGAATGTTTTGATGGCACCGATGAAGCAAATTGtccaa tATCCCGCGAATACTTGAATTTGAGAGCTTATCCAACGGACCAAATTATCAAACAAA GCCAAGAAGTTGTCTTCCAATGTCGTGACGAAGGACCATTGAGGGTGCCTGTAACCTGGGTACGTGGTGGTAATCAGCCATTACCAGCAAGTTCAAGGATCAATGAACAAGGACGATTGGAAATACCAAATATTCAA TTATCGCACAGTGGCACGTACATATGCAGAGCCGTCGAACCATTTTATTCGCGATTTCCCAGATCAGAAATCACAGTCTTTTTGTCTGTTGAAGCTT TTGTTCCGATCACTGCTAGACCTATTAAAGTTTGCCGAGCCAACGAGTCGACTTGTCTGAATGGTGATTGCATCCCTACCCAGTTAGTTTGCGATGGACGTGTAGATTGCTCTGATGGATCTGATGAAGTGCGTTGTCCTAATGGCAAAGGTTGCGAACCAGATCAGTTTACGTGCGATAATAACAtgtgtattcaaaaaaattggcgtTGTGATGGAGAAAACGATTGTAGAGATGGATCAGATGAACGTGGCTGCGAACCTAGTCCACCAG GATCACCTTGTCGATACGACGAATTCCATTGCACCGGTAACGTGACTCAACAATGTATTCCTAAATCATTCCAGTGCGACGACCACAGCGACTGTTTCGATGGAACGGACGAAGTTGGTTGCG cgAAAGTTGAAGTGATACAACCACCTCCACCACTGATTACTATCGATCAAGGAGGTACCTTCAATATTACTTGTACCGTTTACGGTGTACCTACACCATTGGTTGTATGGCGTCTGAATTGGGGACACGTTCCAAGCAAATGCACATCGACCAGTGTCAACGGCGTCGGAGTATTGACTTGTCCAAATATCGAA cCACAAGATGCAGGTGCTTACAGTTGCGAAGGTATCAACTCGAAAGGATTCCTTATCGTTAATCCTAATTGTATCCTGGTTGTTCGCCCATATGCTCGACCTCAGTGTCCTCCCGGACAGTTCAATGATTTGGCACGTGATCGCGAAGAATGCATCAATTGTTTCTGTTTCGGAGCGACGACAGTTTGCCAGAGCGCTAATTTATACGTATACGAA ttaCAGCCTCCTATTACTCAATTGAATCAGTTATCTTATGTTAGTGTATCTTATAGTTCAGCATTcggtgaaattaatttcaacccgaacgaattaattcagtTGAGAACGTCGATATTGGGCCAAAACAGCTTCCGA GTTCAAGGTTTATTCGATCCGAGTCAATCGACTTATCCTTATTTCTCTTTCTTGAGTGCATTCAGAGGTAATCAATTGAAATCGTACGGCGGATATATTAGATACAATATACGATACGATACTGGAAGCTCAGTCTTGGATACACCTGTGATCATTATTTCG gGAAGCGGTAATAAAATATTCTACAACGGAACTCAATACTTCACCAATAACGGAACTCAATTAATATCTACTCGAAGCGAGCAAGTTTCTGCTCGTCTATTCTACGGATCTTGGTTCAAAGAAGGATACGGCAATAATGCCGGTGGTGACCAACCTTCCATCATCAAACCTACGTTAGCCACTCGCGAAGACATCATGACGGTTTTGGTCAACATTGATCAAATAGTGTTGAA ATTACAGTACACCGATTCGCGACTCGTCGATACAGTCATTTCCAACTTCAATATAGATTCAGCATCTGCTTCGAATTACGGTCTAGGACAAGCTGCCTATGTTGAACAATGCTCATGTCCTCTCGGATACACTGGATTATCTTGCGAA AGCTGCTCTTCCGGATACACTCGTACCGATGGTGGTTATATAGGAAGATGCGTTCCGACTCCAATCGATTGTGCTCCAGGTTCTTATGGAAATCCTGCCATAGGAATCCCGTGCCAGCCTTGTGCTTGTCCATCGAGCAACCCCACAAATCA GTTTGGAAGAACTTGCTATCTGGATTCATCAGATAGACAGCTCACGTGTCAATGTCCACCTGGATATATAGGAAGACGTTGCGAACGTTGTGCACCTGGCTACTCCGGTAATCCTCTGCTTCCTGGCGATTATTGTAAACCAG CACTCTGTAATCCGGATGGATCGGCTGATCTTAGTACTGGACCACCGTGTAATTGTAAA ccatttgTCACTGGTGAACGTTGCGACCGATGTAGATCAAATTCATTCCATTTAGCTTCCACCAATCCATACGGTTGCATCAGTTGTTTCTGTATGGGAGTTACGTCCAGCTGTTCAAGCTCTAGTTGGTATAGACAAGTG ATTGCAACTACATTTATTAGAAACACCGAAGATTTCAAAATCGTTCGCAGACAAGATATTCAAAGAGTCATTACCGAAGGATTAGAAGTTCGTGCTAGTGATCGTGAAATCGTTTATAGTTCATTCTCACCTTCAGAACAAAGC GTATATTATTGGTTGTTACCTCAACGTTACCTCGGCGATAAAGTTACCAGTTATGGAGGTGTACTCAACTACACACTTCGATACGTTCCACTCCAAGGAGATCAGATCTCTAGAAATAATGCCCCCGATGTCGAAATTATCAGC GGTAACGAAATTCGTCTACTGTATTTCAAACCTGACCGCGAATTACAACCAAATGGTTTCGAAACTGTATCTGTACCATTATTCGAACAATATTGGCAACGAGAAGATGGCCAGCCAGCCGGTAGGGAATATTTCCTAATGGCTTTAGCTGGACTAAACAATATTCTCATCAAAGCAACTTACACCACCACCACTTCGGAAGTTGG ATTACAAAGCGTCGTTTTGGAAACGGCTGAAGAACGAAATACCGGTTTGAGACCAGCTTACGAAGTAGAAGAGTGCAGATGTCCTCCAGGATACAGAGGATTATCGTGTCAAGAATGCGATGCTGGATACACTCGTATTCAACAAGGACTTTATCTAGGTTTATGCGAACGTTGCAATTGTTTCGGACATTCTCAAGATTGCGACGCTGATACCGGAACTTGTTTG AATTGCGCCAACTTTACCACCGGTCCAGATTGCGGCACTTGCCAACCGGGTTACACCGGTAATCCGAAATCCGGCGAAGCTTGCCGTCCTGTTACCGAACCAAATTATTGTAATTGCGATCCTCGAGGTATTTCACAGCAAGGTTGTCCGTGTAATTGTAAA CCGAACGTGATTGAAAACAATTGCGGTACCTGCCGGCCAGGAACTTTCGATTTACAAGAATCTCATCGCGCAGGATGTCTAGAGTGTTGGTGTTCCGGTTTAACCAATCAGTGCCAGTCTTCGAATTTATTCGTTACGCAAATTCCGATGCCTATTCTCGATGGTAATCACGGATTCACGTTATCACTGCC AGATCGAAGGCCTTTCCCTGTTTCTCGATTCGACTTGGATATCGCTCAGAATAAAATCGGATTCGATTACACGATCGCTCGAGGACAACGTCTTTATTGGTCTTTGCCATCTCAATTCACTGGAAATAAG ttATCTTCGTATGGCGGTAATTTAACATGGACTCAAGGATATTCGGGACCTTCCGACGCTGTCCCTTTCAACGATATCGATTTAATCATTTACGGTGGCGATGGTGTGAACTTATTCTGGACCAGCGGGGTTTCAATGGGGCCAGGAGTGCCTGCG ACTAGAAGcgcaaaattggaagaaaacgAATTCACGCGTCTTACGACAACGGGTAGCCGAAGAGCTAGTAGAGCTGATTTATTGAGGGTGTTGTCTTCCATCGACGCTATTCTTATTCGCACTTCGTTCAGATCTCAAACGTCTTACGTATTCATAAGTGACGTCAGTATGGATACAGCTGTATCTCAGCCATTCACCAATGTTAGAGCTACTCAAGTTGAAAGCTGTCGTTGCCCGACTGGGTATAGAGGATTGTCTTGCGAA agcTGTCAAACCGGATATTACCTCGATGACATCACTAACCAAGGAAAACAGTGCCGAAAATGCCCGTGTAATGGACGCGAAGAAAGTTGTTCACTAGGTCCGAATGCCCAAATAAGTTGCAAATGTTTGCCAGGATATTCAGGCAACTATTGCGAAG ACAGCGTCGGCGTTCTGCTGAATATCAAATTATCGCCCTTAAAGATAATTCGACCAATCGGCTCCAGAGTTACGTTTACTTGCTCGTACGAGAGTTCAGAGAGATTGTTTATacgttttgtgaaaaattacaccactAATAACGAGATACTGCTCAAGGACACGACCGATTTACTTATGAGTCAGATCACTTATACGAAATTGGAAGGACAGAAAAGCGTTCAAATAGTAATCGAGCCGAATTTGCAATTCATCATTTGTCAAGTCGTCGATGAAAACGGATTAATATTCGGCACGATAAACGCCAAGATATTTCCAG ATACGCCAACTCTAACACCTAGACCGGTCAGATGTAACCCTGACGAATACGAATGTAGAGATGGCCATTGTATACCGTTCCAACGTAGATGCGACGGATTCGCAGATTGCAGAGACAGAACTGACGAATTAAACTGTCCTG GTGGTCCAGGGAGTACACCTGATACCGAACCATCCACTTCAACTGAACCGAATCAACCGAAGCCTTCGATTGTCGTCGTGATTCGAGAACCTGCTATTCAAATCGTAGCCCTTGGAACTACAATCCGATACAACTGTAGAGCGCAATCCGCATTTACTGGG caatatgTTATTGTTAAATGGTCTAAAGAAGACGGCATACTACCTCCGGCCAGATCTGTTGACGATGGTAACGGTAATTTAGTCGTGATCAACGCACAGACCAGCGATACTGGTACCTACGTGTGTACTGCGTACGATAACCGAACTTACGTTAGTCAAAGAGTCTATCTTACTGTTGGAG AACAATCAGCGCCTAGAGTATCTTTAGTTCCAACTGGTTCAGTGACGCTGTTTGCTGGTCAATCACTTTCTGTGAGCTGCGAAGCTTCCGGTGTACCGGTTCCTACGGTTGAATTCGGAAGATCGCCTGGATCGTATGCTAATAATAGAAAG AGTGGACTTAGAAATACCGTATTCAATATTCAATCTGTGAGAAAATCTGACGAAGGAATTTACTATTGCCGAGCCAATAATTCGGTCGGTTACGATAGCCAAGAGATTGTCGTTTATGTAAATG ATATCGGTAGTCAAACTACGATTAGTCCTCCTGGCTCGTCAAACGAAGTTCGTGTAACAGTCGAACCCAGCGAATTCATTGGATCATCGGGAGATCAAATTAATTTACAATGTACTGTTTCCGCGAATATCCCATACAG AATTATATGGACTCGTTACCCCGACCTACCTTTACAACAGGGAATAAACGAAAGAGACGGTAGGCTGTTCATTAACTCGGCATCACAGCAAGATTCCGGCGTATACGTTTGCTCAGCAATTTCCGAACAAACCGGAATTATCCTTAGTCGAATTGAAGTCAATGTTAATGTCGCTCCGTCGAG GAGACCAGCCTTGTTGACAATCGAACCCGAAAGACAAACTGTGGCTCAAGGAACGTTGGCTAAAATCTCGTGTATAGTTGGAAACGATCCGAATGCTCGTGTTACATGGCGTAAAGCGAATGAAAACTTACCAGCTTATTTCCAA caAGTCGGAAACGAATTGCAAATACCTCAAGTTGATGTGAAAGATCGTGGTGTTTATGTTTGCGAATTGAACTACGGTGATGGAAATATTCTCCAGGTGCATTCCATCCTTGAAGTTCAAA GACGTGAAGCTCCAGCGGTGGAAATTTACCCGAAAGATAGACAAACCGTATTCATCGGAGGTACAGCGTTGATTCAATGTCGTGTCAGCAGAGGTGAACCATCTCCAACTCTCACCTGGTCTCGAACCAATAACCAACAATTGTCTTCTCACGTCGAAACGCTCGACGGCGGAGTTCTAAG ATTCTCACGTATCACCGAAGAAGACGAAGGACAGTATATTTGTACAGCTAGCAACTTGGTCGGAAGTGTGACCTCTGTTGCAACTTTGGAACTAATTTCTCCGCCGATCATTACTCTCAATCCTCGCGGTCCTTACATCGTACCTCTCGGTCAAAGTGTTCGAATCGAATGTACAGCCAGAGGTAGACCCGCGCCAGCAGTTTTCTGGCTAgatcaaaacatcgaaaa ttctcCACTCGAAAATGGGTCTCGTCCTCTACTTAGGGCACAAAGGCCACAAACAGCTGTTTTCGAAATATACCGAGCTCGGCTAGCTGATTCTAAGACATACACGTGTGTTGCCGATAATTCTGCCGGACGAGTCGAAGAAAAAATAGTGATCATTGTACAAGAGGACGACTACGGTCGTTATCCACCACAATCTAGCATTGCACCTGACGAAGAGATCATATTTCCTTTAGGAACTACCGCTACCTTACGTTGTAACGTTG gCTCATCTAACGATTTGGTCAACGTTCAATGGGTCCGAGAAAATGGCGATTTACCAGATAACCACAGAATTTACAACGCTGATCTGATCATTTACGGTATTACTCGATCAAACGCCGGAAAATACACTTGTGTTGGAATTGGAAACGATAACGCGCCGTTGTTCTCCAAATCAATCAACCTGAGAGTTACCG GTGGTCCGCCGAAAATATCGTTGAATCCGGCCATCCAAACTGTTCGTCCTGGTGATAACGCTAATGTAGAATGTACCGCCGAAGGAGATCAACCTATTGCTATTCAATGGACGACCAAAACTGGTGCACCGTTTACAAGATCCACTTCCACCATTGAAGGACGTCTGATG TTCCGTGGCATCACAGTCAACGACGCAGGCCAATACGTTTGCACTGCCAGGAATACATGGGGTGAAGCCGAAGCCGTTGCCGAAGTCCAAGTCAGTG aaATCATTCGACCAACTCGACCAACTATCAAAGCTCCAGATCATGTTCAAAACACCTACGAAGGGCAAGACATAGAATTAAAATGTGTCGTCGATATTCCCCGTATT CGTCACCAAGTTACCTGGCGTAGAGAACATGGCGCTTTACCACGAACCAGTCAAGTACTCGGCGAGACTTTACGTCTGATTAATATCAGAGCCGAAGACGCCGATCGATACATTTGCGAAATTTCCTCAGCTTCTGGAATCAGCAGCGACTTTATCGACGTACAAGTCGAAC GAACCTGCTTACCGGATGAGTTCCGTTGCAACAATGGTCAATGTATCTTGAAAGTATTATATTGTGACACGATACAACACTGCAATGATAATTCGGACGAAATAGAATGTCACAAATATAGACGCG ATACGAGTAATATTTCACTGAATATCGAATCGAACAAGGATCCTATCAAAATTGGTGACTCGGTTACGTTATTATGTAACGCCATCGGTGATGTTGACGGAAATCTTATTTGGTCCAAACCTGACGGATCGTTTGAATCGAATGTTCGGGTCGATAGAAACGTTTTAAG gaTCGCCGATGTGCAACCTTCCAACAGGGGTGTTTACCGGTGCTCGGCTTATACCAGTAATGGAATTAATGGATTGAGATCTGCCGATTATACCATCGAAGTTCAAC TTGCTGATATTACTATTCCAAACTCAGCCATCGATATTAAAACCGCCAAATATGGTCAACACATCGACTTAGATTGCTCTGTGAGCTTAGAGCCACCCGTCAACTATTCGTGGATCGTGCACACTTACGATAAATCGCTGAGACGAATTGTCAATTCG GATAAAATATCGGTACATAATCTAACAGTGGACGAAAGCGGTCTTTACACTTGCAGCGCGAGAAATGGAAAAACCACCTTTAATATACCTCGTGCACTCGTCGTCACCGAAGTGATTCCAGCTTTCTCGAGAAACAGTTACTTAACTCTTAGACCTTTGGTCAACGCCgataataatttcgaaattgaGATCACATTCAGGCCGAAAGCTGACAGCG GGTTGATATTGTACAGTGGAGAGAAAAACGACGGTACCGGAGATTACATTTCGTTCGGATTGAACTTCGGAACACCAGAGTTCAGATTCGATGTAGGTTCTGGACCTGCAGTCATCAGAGGCGTACAACCGTTATCGATGAACACCTGGCATACAGTTCGATTGATTCGAGACAAGAGAGAAG GTTATATGGAAATTAATAAACGAGAAAATTACACCGGATCGTCGCCAGGATCGTTCGAACGTTTGGATTTGAAATTCCCCCTATTCATTGGTGGTTTACCTACGGACGCTAACTACAATAATAGCGGTTTTGTTAGCGGATTTGAAG GTTGCGTGAATATGCTGCTAATCAACAACAGAGTTGCCAACTTGAAGAAAGAAATGATCGGAGCTAATAATCTCGAAGACTGCGATAACTGCAGAATTAATCCTTGTCAACATAGTGGAGTATGCCAACAAACCTTGACTCCGAGCGGATACACTTGCATCTGTTTACCCGGCTACAGCGGCGATAATTGCGAATTGGCTAAGGAAATAtgttacctag ATTCCTGCGGCACAGGCACGTGCGTAGAAAACGAAAATGGCATCGATTGCCGATGTCCTTTGGGTAAAACGGGTAAAAAATGCGAGAAAAGTATCAACATCGAAACTCCAGCTTTCCTCAAGAATTCTTGGCTCGCCTATCAAGCGCCATTACTGAAGAAAAG ATTCAGACTCGTCCTCAAACTGAAACCTCTCGGAGAATCGACCGAATCGTACGTCGACGACGGATTAATTTTCTACATCGCTGAAAACGAAGACGGTTCCGGAGATTATATTTCATTATCCATTTCCAGCAGCTTTGccgaattgaaattcaaaatttcaggac GAGATGTTGCTTTAAGATCTGATCATTACCTGGTACCTCACGAAGAAGTCCAAGTGAACATTACGATGACCGCAGCTCAAGCCATGTTCAGCGTTGGCAATGCTCCTGCTGTCGCTCAAGAATTCAATCCTCGCGCCGAATCTGCCGAATTGAAATTATACACTCCGTTGTACGTCGGCGGATACGATAAATATCTTACCAAACTGCCAGATGATTTACTAGTCAGAAATGGTTTCCATGGATGTATTTCGATG CTCGACGTGTCTGGAACTAACATCAAAATGTTGCAATCGAGCATTTCCTCGAGCAACGTGAACGATTGTTACTCGACGTTCGGTGATATTTGTCGCAGCAAGATGCCTTGTCAAAATGGTGGCATTTGTAAAACGACCAGAGATACGTATAAATGCGATTGTGCCTTCAGTTTTAG TGGTACCAACTGCGAACGTCAGAAGGACATGTGCGAAATTATGAACAATCCTTGCCAGAATAACGCGAAATGTGTGGGAACTTCGAATTCGTTGAAATGTTACTGCGATTTAGGATTCACCGGAGAACATTGCGAAAGAA gaattaaCATCGAAGATAGTATTAGCGTGAACGGCGATGGATACATCGAATTACCAGGATCATTGTTACCTCATTACAATCTGAACGATTTAACCGTCGTTATTTATTTCACCACTAGAGCTAGCGAAGGTTTAT